The following proteins come from a genomic window of Neochlamydia sp. AcF84:
- a CDS encoding IS982 family transposase, producing the protein MINDKGEILAYMLTPGNVDDRIPVPDLSKNIFGKMFADKGYISHQLFIKLYDKGLEIIIRFRKNMKNKLMSLVDKILLRKRDIIESLNNKLKNSCQIEHHRHRSPWNFFVNLISGIVAYAYEPCKPCIQFTCTEKQKLMSWLTV; encoded by the coding sequence GTGATTAACGATAAAGGGGAAATACTTGCTTATATGTTAACGCCAGGAAATGTGGATGATCGTATTCCTGTTCCTGATCTGTCTAAAAATATTTTTGGCAAAATGTTTGCTGATAAAGGATATATATCACACCAGTTATTTATCAAGCTCTATGACAAAGGCTTAGAAATTATTATTAGGTTTAGAAAAAACATGAAAAACAAGCTAATGTCACTGGTAGATAAGATTTTATTAAGGAAACGGGACATTATTGAAAGCCTTAACAATAAATTGAAAAATTCTTGTCAAATCGAACATCATCGCCATCGCAGCCCTTGGAATTTTTTTGTCAATTTAATCAGCGGAATAGTGGCCTATGCTTATGAACCCTGTAAGCCCTGCATTCAATTTACGTGTACGGAAAAACAAAAGTTAATGAGTTGGCTTACAGTTTAA